The following coding sequences lie in one Bacteroidia bacterium genomic window:
- a CDS encoding ATP-binding protein, giving the protein MYKRELQLYIEQKSGSGKAIILIGPRQVGKTTLLEEILKDKEFLYLNGDDPMVRAQMNQPNTEEIRSLLGGNKLVFIDEAQRIEGIGLTIKIIIDRLKDVQVLVSGSSSFDISNKINEPLTGRKWEFNLFPISFSEYEARHGKLFTEQQLENRLIYGFYPDVLNNPGQEAGILNNLVDSYLYRDILAYSEIRKSDVLEKLVRALALQVGQEVNFSELAQLLHVDKNTIIKYIHLLEQGFVIFRLGSFSGNLRNEIKTNCKIYFYDNGVRNKVIGNFNPLALRNDVGALWENFLLAERKKQNSYHQRLCQTFFWRTKQQQEVDFVEEEAGKISGFEFKWNPTRAVRFPLTFTKNYQAECKVINRANFREFVIG; this is encoded by the coding sequence ATGTACAAGCGGGAATTACAGCTATATATCGAACAAAAGTCGGGTTCAGGCAAGGCGATCATCCTAATTGGGCCGCGTCAGGTGGGTAAAACCACCCTGCTTGAAGAAATACTGAAGGACAAGGAATTTTTGTATTTGAATGGGGATGATCCTATGGTAAGGGCCCAAATGAATCAACCCAATACCGAAGAAATTCGTTCCTTGCTGGGGGGAAATAAGCTGGTATTTATTGACGAAGCCCAACGCATCGAAGGCATTGGCTTAACCATTAAAATCATTATCGACCGCCTTAAGGATGTGCAGGTTTTGGTAAGTGGTTCTTCCTCTTTCGATATATCCAATAAAATCAATGAACCCCTCACCGGCCGTAAATGGGAATTTAACCTTTTTCCTATTTCTTTCAGTGAGTACGAAGCCCGGCATGGTAAATTGTTTACTGAGCAACAGCTCGAGAACCGCCTCATTTATGGGTTCTATCCCGATGTGCTTAATAATCCCGGGCAGGAAGCCGGAATATTAAACAACCTGGTCGACAGTTATTTATACCGCGACATTTTGGCCTATTCCGAAATACGCAAATCGGATGTGTTGGAAAAGCTGGTTCGGGCATTGGCCTTGCAGGTGGGGCAGGAAGTCAATTTCTCTGAATTGGCCCAATTGCTACATGTGGATAAAAACACAATTATCAAGTATATTCATTTGTTGGAGCAGGGCTTTGTGATTTTCAGGTTGGGAAGTTTCAGTGGCAATCTTCGAAATGAAATAAAAACCAATTGTAAAATCTATTTTTACGACAATGGGGTGCGAAACAAGGTAATCGGCAATTTTAATCCCTTGGCTTTACGCAACGATGTAGGCGCCCTTTGGGAAAATTTTCTGCTTGCGGAAAGGAAAAAGCAAAACAGCTACCATCAGCGCCTATGTCAAACTTTTTTCTGGCGCACCAAACAGCAGCAGGAAGTTGATTTTGTAGAAGAAGAAGCCGGAAAAATCAGTGGATTTGAATTCAAATGGAACCCCACCCGTGCAGTCAGGTTTCCATTAACATTTACCAAAAACTACCAGGCTGAATGTAAGGTCATTAACCGGGCAAATTTTAGGGAGTTTGTGATAGGGTGA